One window of Burkholderia cepacia GG4 genomic DNA carries:
- a CDS encoding polyamine ABC transporter substrate-binding protein, translating to MAGDWSKHLGTACAALALGGVLWAGAPVAHAADVVNVYNWGNSIGKATIANFEKATGIKVVYQEFDSNETLQAKLLSGTSGYDVVVPSDIFWARQLQAGIFRKIDKSQVPNYGLLDPEIMKVLTKDDPGNQYGIPWTWGTDGLGMNVEKVKAALGNDAPLDSWALLFDPKYAQKLKHCGVSVLDSPVDAFGMAFVYLKKDPNTTNPADYQAAYELLKTVRPYITQFNSSSYINDLAGGDICLALGWSGDVNSARIAAASAKKSYHIKYVIPTEGSAMWFDMMAIPKDAPHPDAALKFVNFVLSEKESANLTNDTSYPSAVPSSRHLVRAEVTSDPAVFPPADVIRKLSLSKPVPPELMRLQNRLWTKLKTE from the coding sequence ATGGCAGGGGATTGGAGCAAGCATCTGGGAACGGCATGCGCGGCGCTCGCGCTCGGCGGCGTCCTGTGGGCCGGCGCGCCCGTCGCGCACGCGGCGGACGTCGTCAACGTGTACAACTGGGGCAACTCGATCGGCAAGGCGACGATCGCGAACTTCGAGAAGGCGACCGGCATCAAGGTCGTCTACCAGGAGTTCGATTCGAACGAGACGCTGCAGGCGAAGCTGCTGTCGGGCACGTCGGGCTACGACGTCGTCGTGCCGTCCGACATCTTCTGGGCGCGGCAGCTGCAAGCCGGCATCTTCCGCAAGATCGACAAGAGCCAGGTGCCGAACTACGGGCTGCTCGATCCGGAAATCATGAAGGTGCTCACGAAGGACGATCCGGGCAACCAGTACGGCATTCCGTGGACCTGGGGCACCGACGGGCTCGGGATGAACGTCGAGAAGGTGAAGGCCGCGCTCGGCAACGACGCGCCGCTCGACAGCTGGGCGCTGCTGTTCGACCCGAAGTACGCGCAGAAGCTGAAGCACTGCGGCGTGTCGGTGCTCGATTCGCCGGTCGATGCGTTCGGGATGGCGTTCGTGTACCTGAAGAAGGACCCGAACACGACGAACCCGGCCGACTACCAGGCCGCCTATGAACTGCTGAAGACGGTGCGGCCGTACATCACGCAGTTCAACTCGAGCAGCTACATCAACGATCTCGCGGGCGGCGACATCTGCCTCGCGCTCGGCTGGTCGGGCGACGTGAACTCCGCGCGGATCGCGGCCGCTTCCGCGAAGAAGTCGTATCACATCAAGTACGTGATCCCGACCGAGGGCAGCGCGATGTGGTTCGACATGATGGCGATCCCGAAGGACGCGCCGCACCCGGACGCCGCGCTGAAGTTCGTGAACTTCGTGCTGTCGGAGAAGGAGAGCGCGAACCTGACCAACGACACGTCGTATCCGTCGGCCGTGCCGTCGTCGAGGCACCTCGTGCGCGCTGAAGTGACGAGCGATCCGGCCGTGTTCCCGCCCGCCGACGTGATCCGCAAGCTGAGCCTCAGCAAGCCGGTTCCGCCCGAGCTGATGCGTCTGCAGAACCGTCTCTGGACGAAGCTGAAGACCGAGTAA
- a CDS encoding XAC2610-related protein, with protein MTRASRLQPLLRRGALLIACCTSIAAAHAAKPLLTFKVDDTVTARVEHADGSRITIRFLPSGTTQTLDVGVSDEEGHYRLASDDYNFDGHRDLAAYALLGMVNERYGIFLYDAAHQRFEPLKIPAANLPHGNCDDLVNVQAKPKERTLYSSCRGGPIWYTDAYRFDGNGRMYLYQSSEAIPDDLRDLFDGDSGPSSMLLTYDEHGKRLSRRPDAYGGGKVEFKVRPARLPLHDTMNDAPTRRYVVAGDTLELLDASADFLWLKVLYRNPRGGTAQGWVSAKEASGG; from the coding sequence ATGACACGCGCCTCGCGACTCCAACCGCTTCTCCGCCGCGGCGCGCTGCTGATCGCGTGCTGCACATCGATTGCGGCCGCGCATGCGGCCAAGCCGCTGCTCACGTTCAAGGTCGACGACACCGTCACGGCCCGCGTCGAACACGCCGATGGCTCGCGCATCACGATCCGTTTCCTGCCGAGCGGAACAACGCAGACGCTCGACGTCGGTGTGTCCGACGAGGAAGGTCACTACCGGCTCGCTTCCGACGACTACAACTTCGACGGCCACCGCGACCTCGCCGCATACGCACTGCTCGGGATGGTCAACGAGCGCTATGGCATCTTCCTGTACGACGCTGCGCATCAACGGTTCGAGCCGCTGAAAATACCGGCGGCCAACTTGCCGCACGGCAACTGCGACGACCTGGTCAACGTCCAGGCGAAGCCAAAGGAACGCACGCTGTACAGTTCGTGCCGGGGCGGGCCGATCTGGTACACCGACGCATACCGCTTCGACGGCAATGGCCGTATGTATCTCTATCAGTCGAGCGAAGCGATTCCCGACGATCTGCGCGACCTGTTCGACGGCGATTCGGGCCCGTCGTCGATGCTGCTGACCTATGACGAGCACGGCAAGCGCTTGTCGCGCCGCCCAGACGCGTACGGCGGCGGCAAGGTTGAGTTCAAGGTGCGCCCGGCGCGTCTGCCGCTGCACGACACGATGAACGATGCGCCGACGCGACGCTATGTCGTCGCGGGCGATACGCTTGAACTGCTCGATGCCAGCGCCGACTTCCTGTGGCTGAAGGTGCTGTATCGCAATCCGCGCGGCGGTACCGCGCAGGGCTGGGTCAGTGCGAAGGAAGCGAGCGGCGGCTGA
- a CDS encoding TolC family protein produces the protein MSFDFSTPRTRRACRRAPVLWAALLAAGAVHAQQSPVTLDTALQSATDRSASMQAVQASVRARSEAAVRAGQLPDPMLKAGIDNLPVNGGQRFTVGQDFMTMRRIGIEQEWVSAGKRRLRSALADEQVGRERADYLVQLAAVRLRTATAWLDAVYAKQALALRQALLDHMKHELDATQASYRGAKASAGEVVQARAMLAQTQDQVLDAQQAYRTALIALGRWTAAPVADVTGTPPAPESFVASLPPDELRVSQPALVAAADDIAVAEADTAVANSERSPNWTWEIAYQQRGGAYSNMVSVGVTIPLPLNRKNLQNRDVAEKAALATKARLMYEDTLRQVQADIRTQSETLASGRERIASLRASLLPAADQRVQLATAAYRAGTGSLADTFAARRAQLDAQLQVLDLSRDVSRTWAQLEYQVVPSTLAAAQ, from the coding sequence ATGTCATTCGATTTCAGCACGCCGCGAACGCGGCGTGCGTGTCGGCGCGCGCCCGTGCTGTGGGCCGCGCTGCTGGCGGCGGGCGCCGTCCACGCGCAGCAGTCGCCCGTCACGCTGGACACCGCGCTGCAGTCCGCCACCGATCGTTCCGCGTCGATGCAGGCCGTGCAGGCGTCGGTACGGGCGCGTTCCGAAGCGGCCGTCAGGGCCGGCCAGTTGCCGGACCCGATGCTCAAGGCCGGCATCGACAACCTGCCGGTCAACGGCGGGCAGCGCTTCACCGTCGGCCAGGACTTCATGACGATGCGCCGCATCGGCATCGAGCAGGAATGGGTGTCCGCCGGCAAGCGGCGGCTGCGCTCGGCGCTGGCCGACGAGCAGGTCGGCCGCGAGCGCGCGGACTATCTCGTGCAGCTTGCCGCGGTGCGCCTGCGGACCGCGACGGCCTGGCTCGACGCCGTCTACGCGAAGCAGGCGCTTGCGCTTCGACAGGCGCTGCTCGATCACATGAAACATGAGCTCGACGCGACGCAGGCGTCGTATCGCGGCGCGAAGGCGAGCGCGGGCGAGGTCGTCCAGGCGCGCGCGATGCTGGCACAAACGCAGGATCAGGTGCTCGACGCGCAGCAGGCGTATCGCACCGCGCTCATCGCGCTCGGCCGCTGGACGGCCGCACCGGTTGCGGACGTGACGGGTACGCCGCCTGCGCCCGAATCCTTCGTCGCGTCGCTGCCGCCGGACGAACTGCGCGTGTCGCAACCGGCGCTCGTTGCCGCCGCGGACGACATCGCGGTCGCGGAAGCCGACACCGCGGTGGCGAACAGCGAACGCAGCCCGAACTGGACGTGGGAAATCGCGTACCAGCAGCGCGGCGGCGCGTATTCGAACATGGTGTCCGTCGGCGTCACGATCCCGTTGCCGCTGAACCGCAAGAACCTGCAGAACCGCGACGTCGCCGAGAAAGCCGCGCTCGCGACGAAAGCGCGCCTGATGTACGAGGACACGCTGCGTCAGGTGCAGGCCGATATCCGCACGCAGTCCGAGACGCTGGCCAGCGGGCGCGAACGCATCGCGAGCCTGCGCGCATCGCTGCTGCCCGCCGCGGATCAGCGCGTGCAGCTCGCCACGGCCGCCTACCGGGCCGGCACCGGTTCGCTCGCCGACACCTTTGCCGCCCGGCGCGCGCAACTGGACGCGCAGTTGCAGGTGCTCGATCTCAGCCGCGACGTATCGCGGACCTGGGCACAGCTCGAATATCAGGTCGTGCCGTCGACGCTGGCCGCCGCGCAGTAA
- a CDS encoding MFS transporter gives MAHSASRTHANPPEQPLARAATAAATAADTAARPAAAVPSTAPPSRKRLLILILLFVTVVINYLDRSNLSIAAPALFKELNIDPVRAGLVFSAFGWTYALMQIPGGWLVDKVSPRVLYAGALALWSAATLLLGFAGSFVGLVVLRLAVGALEAPAYPINNRVVTTWFPTRERASAIGGYTSGQFVGLAFLTPVLAWLQVHLGWHMVFVATGLAGIAWAAVWYAVYREPRTFHGVNAGEIALIRDGGGLVDLEDRIAARSERAPSTWRDLGVVLGRRKLWGIYLGQFALNSTLWFFLTWFPTYLVKYRGMDFIKSGFLASLPFLAAFVGVLCSGVLSDWLMRRGASQGFARKLPIISGLLISTCIIGANYVTSTGWVIAFMTIAFFGNGFASITWSLVSGLAPARLLGLTGGVFNLIGNLSAIATPIVIGLLVDGADFSRAITYIAAMALAGSLSYGLLVGKVERIDA, from the coding sequence GTGGCCCATTCCGCGTCACGCACGCACGCCAACCCGCCGGAGCAGCCGCTCGCGCGCGCCGCCACCGCAGCCGCCACCGCAGCCGATACCGCCGCCCGCCCAGCCGCGGCCGTCCCGTCCACCGCGCCGCCGAGCCGCAAGCGCCTGCTGATCCTGATCCTGCTGTTCGTCACGGTCGTGATCAACTACCTCGACCGCAGCAACCTGTCGATCGCCGCGCCCGCGCTGTTCAAGGAACTGAACATCGATCCCGTGCGCGCAGGCCTCGTGTTCTCCGCGTTCGGCTGGACCTACGCGCTGATGCAGATTCCGGGCGGCTGGCTCGTCGACAAGGTGTCGCCGCGCGTGCTGTATGCGGGCGCGCTCGCGCTGTGGTCGGCCGCGACACTGCTGCTCGGGTTCGCCGGTTCGTTCGTCGGGCTGGTCGTGCTGCGTCTCGCGGTGGGTGCGCTCGAAGCGCCGGCCTATCCGATCAACAACCGCGTGGTCACGACGTGGTTCCCGACCCGCGAGCGCGCCAGCGCGATCGGCGGCTATACGTCGGGGCAGTTCGTCGGCCTCGCGTTCCTCACGCCCGTGCTCGCGTGGCTGCAGGTGCATCTCGGCTGGCACATGGTGTTCGTTGCAACGGGCCTCGCCGGCATCGCGTGGGCTGCGGTCTGGTATGCGGTGTATCGCGAGCCGCGCACGTTTCACGGCGTCAACGCCGGCGAGATCGCACTGATTCGCGACGGCGGCGGTCTCGTCGATCTCGAAGATCGCATCGCAGCGCGCAGCGAACGCGCGCCTTCGACGTGGCGCGACCTGGGCGTCGTGCTGGGCCGGCGCAAGCTGTGGGGCATCTACCTCGGCCAGTTCGCGCTAAACTCGACGCTGTGGTTTTTCCTGACGTGGTTCCCGACCTACCTCGTCAAGTATCGCGGGATGGACTTCATCAAGTCGGGCTTCCTTGCGTCGCTGCCATTCCTCGCCGCGTTCGTCGGCGTGCTGTGCTCGGGCGTGCTGTCGGACTGGCTGATGCGCCGCGGCGCGTCGCAAGGCTTCGCGCGCAAGCTGCCGATCATCTCGGGGCTGCTGATCTCGACCTGCATCATCGGCGCGAACTACGTGACGTCCACGGGCTGGGTGATCGCGTTCATGACGATCGCGTTCTTCGGCAACGGCTTCGCGTCGATCACGTGGTCGCTCGTGTCGGGGCTCGCGCCGGCGCGGCTGCTCGGCCTCACGGGCGGCGTGTTCAACCTGATCGGCAACCTGTCCGCAATCGCGACGCCGATCGTGATCGGGCTGCTGGTCGACGGCGCGGATTTCTCGCGCGCAATCACCTACATCGCCGCAATGGCGCTCGCTGGCAGCCTGTCGTACGGGTTGCTCGTCGGCAAGGTCGAGCGCATCGACGCATGA
- a CDS encoding C45 family autoproteolytic acyltransferase/hydolase produces the protein MKLHTFATDITDPRERGRLIGARFAPAIRETVALYLAFFPKLGIDPQRAREIGEASLAALDAWCPRLAAEVEAIADGADLPRWQLACLNARTEILATAPASAEGECSTTVYAPAGPHAPRTLQTWDWHDSLAPQGLLMQFATSQGRTVKLFTEFGMLAKLGVNSAGLGLHFNILHHASDNDSAGVPVHVIARRLLEDATTVQEAIELARTARVSASTVLTVFTRHDANPRAASIELSPSGVGVVVPRPDGWLLHTNHFLDRALSSGECMPDSSTTRERFAHLNEVVNGMTSADVRERAAAMCGAAGDAAVVCFHPDLSMPDTERWETLLTVGIDTDACALDYVAGNPHDLARDGFMRF, from the coding sequence TTGAAGCTGCACACATTCGCGACCGACATCACCGATCCGCGCGAGCGGGGCCGCCTGATCGGCGCGCGCTTCGCGCCGGCGATCCGCGAGACGGTCGCGCTTTATCTCGCGTTCTTCCCGAAGCTCGGCATCGATCCTCAGCGCGCGCGGGAGATCGGCGAAGCGAGCCTGGCCGCGCTCGACGCATGGTGCCCGCGCCTGGCCGCAGAAGTCGAGGCGATCGCCGACGGCGCCGACCTGCCACGCTGGCAGCTCGCGTGCCTGAACGCGCGCACCGAGATTCTCGCGACCGCGCCGGCGTCGGCCGAGGGAGAATGCTCGACAACCGTCTACGCGCCGGCCGGCCCGCATGCGCCACGCACGCTGCAAACGTGGGACTGGCACGACAGCCTCGCGCCGCAGGGGCTGCTGATGCAGTTCGCGACGTCGCAGGGTCGCACCGTCAAGCTGTTCACCGAATTCGGGATGCTCGCGAAGCTTGGTGTGAACAGCGCGGGGCTCGGGCTGCATTTCAACATCCTGCATCACGCGAGCGACAACGACAGCGCGGGCGTGCCCGTGCATGTGATCGCGCGGCGCCTGCTCGAGGATGCGACGACGGTGCAGGAGGCGATCGAACTCGCACGCACCGCGCGCGTGAGCGCATCGACGGTGCTGACCGTGTTCACGCGGCACGATGCGAACCCGCGCGCGGCGAGTATCGAATTGAGCCCGTCGGGTGTCGGTGTGGTCGTGCCGCGCCCGGACGGCTGGCTGCTGCATACGAACCACTTCCTCGATCGCGCGTTGAGCAGCGGCGAATGCATGCCCGACAGCTCGACCACGCGCGAACGCTTTGCGCACCTGAACGAGGTTGTGAACGGGATGACGAGCGCCGATGTGCGCGAACGTGCGGCGGCAATGTGCGGTGCGGCCGGCGACGCGGCCGTCGTGTGTTTCCACCCGGACCTGTCGATGCCCGACACCGAGCGCTGGGAAACGCTGCTGACCGTCGGCATCGATACCGACGCGTGTGCGCTCGACTACGTGGCCGGCAATCCGCACGATCTCGCGCGTGACGGGTTCATGCGGTTCTGA
- the gstA gene encoding glutathione transferase GstA, whose translation MKLYHAPGSCSQAIHIVLREADLDAQIVTVDARKHRIDDGRDYYDVNELGYVPLLELDDGTTLREGPVIAQYLADQRPEARLAPAHGTLARYRLMEWLNFLGTEIHKGFIPLLYAVQAGKYVDPVRQKLDRRFAWIDRQLDGNPYVTGNTFTIADAYLFALTGWGKADWMRSVYHADIDLSQYTNLRAWYERVRARQAVQQVLAADGLAR comes from the coding sequence ATGAAGCTCTACCACGCTCCCGGCAGCTGTTCGCAGGCGATCCACATCGTGCTGCGCGAGGCGGACCTCGACGCGCAGATCGTCACGGTCGACGCGCGCAAGCATCGGATCGACGACGGCCGCGACTACTACGACGTCAACGAACTCGGCTACGTGCCGCTGCTCGAACTCGACGACGGCACGACGCTGCGCGAAGGGCCGGTGATCGCGCAGTATCTCGCGGACCAGCGCCCGGAAGCGCGGCTCGCGCCCGCGCACGGCACGCTCGCCCGCTACCGGCTGATGGAATGGCTGAACTTCCTCGGCACGGAAATCCACAAGGGCTTCATTCCGCTGCTGTATGCGGTGCAGGCGGGGAAATACGTCGACCCGGTGCGGCAGAAGCTCGACCGCCGCTTCGCGTGGATCGACCGGCAGCTCGACGGCAACCCGTACGTGACGGGCAACACGTTCACGATCGCCGACGCGTACCTGTTCGCGCTGACGGGCTGGGGCAAGGCCGACTGGATGCGCTCGGTGTACCACGCGGACATCGACCTGAGCCAGTACACGAACCTGCGCGCGTGGTACGAGCGAGTGCGGGCCCGGCAGGCCGTGCAGCAGGTGCTGGCTGCGGACGGCCTGGCGCGCTAG
- a CDS encoding DUF3138 family protein, with amino-acid sequence MKIKHMTALCLLAFEAASAFAHTSPQATDAGKMKALQAQVTALQQQVNELRASMLAAKPAGAATTEAAASGSAKIGTINTAAAAAPAADSAPAFTNDDLQQMREQIANASLKVDSLQEAATTGPLAGLSITGYVDPVYLFNRAQRTSGFQFLNHDPGAYDYYNSTIGDVYLDIKKTFGVGPMAPSAEVVIQPNRGFGNVFSNSHGGVGNNIVTQAVVTVPLSTTRTFEIGMMPSLAGYEVQPSNQMLTLTHGMLYDFSEPGNLIGIGLKGSNAAMTRFWQVVIGNEVLRTAGAIANAANNTTKTNWTPTITARFDNATSTAFDFGISGMLGRQSLFSPCAVAGGYGYQCNGSSPTGLYKYVEADMTYTHDKTQVNAQVDYGELQKGAWNGGTARWYGMSLLGHTKWTQAWVGRMGATLRFDYLNNTSNGGGGTNIQYGLAGGNPSVNGTSGFGIDPSCFQGSATNGTECKGAQRYAITADLLFYPTQQITVKLEYRHDAANHPVFLKSNGTYARSNDLAGMQFIYSF; translated from the coding sequence ATGAAAATCAAACACATGACGGCGCTGTGCCTGCTCGCATTCGAAGCGGCTTCGGCATTCGCGCATACGTCACCGCAAGCGACCGACGCTGGCAAGATGAAGGCGCTGCAGGCGCAAGTCACGGCGCTGCAGCAGCAGGTCAACGAGCTGCGCGCGAGCATGCTGGCGGCGAAGCCGGCCGGCGCCGCCACGACGGAGGCTGCCGCATCGGGCAGCGCGAAGATCGGCACGATCAACACGGCAGCGGCCGCCGCGCCGGCAGCCGATTCCGCACCGGCATTCACGAACGACGACCTGCAGCAGATGCGCGAACAGATCGCAAACGCGTCGCTGAAGGTCGACTCGCTGCAGGAAGCCGCGACGACCGGCCCGCTCGCGGGCCTGAGCATCACCGGCTACGTCGATCCCGTGTACCTGTTCAATCGCGCGCAGCGCACGTCGGGTTTCCAGTTCCTGAATCACGACCCGGGCGCGTACGACTACTACAACAGCACGATCGGCGACGTCTACCTCGACATCAAGAAGACCTTCGGTGTCGGTCCGATGGCGCCGTCGGCGGAGGTCGTGATCCAGCCGAACCGCGGCTTCGGCAATGTGTTCAGCAATTCGCACGGCGGCGTCGGCAACAACATCGTCACGCAGGCCGTGGTGACGGTGCCGCTCAGCACGACGCGCACCTTCGAGATCGGGATGATGCCGAGCCTCGCGGGCTACGAGGTGCAGCCGTCGAACCAGATGCTCACGCTCACGCACGGGATGCTGTACGACTTCAGCGAACCGGGCAACCTGATCGGCATCGGGCTGAAGGGTTCCAACGCGGCGATGACGCGTTTCTGGCAGGTCGTGATCGGCAACGAGGTGCTGCGCACCGCCGGCGCGATCGCGAACGCGGCGAACAACACGACGAAGACCAACTGGACGCCGACGATCACCGCGCGCTTCGACAACGCGACGTCGACCGCCTTCGACTTCGGCATCTCCGGGATGCTCGGCCGGCAGTCGCTGTTCTCGCCGTGCGCGGTGGCGGGCGGCTACGGCTACCAGTGCAACGGCTCGTCGCCCACTGGCCTCTACAAGTACGTGGAAGCCGACATGACCTATACGCACGACAAGACGCAGGTCAACGCGCAGGTCGACTACGGCGAGCTGCAGAAGGGCGCATGGAACGGCGGCACCGCGCGCTGGTACGGGATGTCGTTGCTGGGCCATACGAAGTGGACGCAGGCGTGGGTCGGCCGCATGGGCGCGACGCTGCGCTTCGACTACCTGAACAACACGTCGAACGGCGGCGGCGGCACGAACATCCAGTACGGGCTCGCGGGCGGCAACCCGTCGGTGAACGGCACGAGCGGCTTCGGCATCGATCCGTCGTGCTTCCAGGGTTCGGCGACGAACGGTACCGAATGCAAGGGCGCGCAGCGCTACGCGATCACGGCCGACCTGTTGTTCTATCCGACGCAGCAAATCACCGTGAAGCTCGAATACCGCCACGACGCGGCGAACCATCCGGTGTTCCTGAAGAGCAACGGCACCTACGCGCGCAGCAACGACCTCGCCGGGATGCAGTTCATCTATTCGTTCTGA
- a CDS encoding winged helix-turn-helix transcriptional regulator translates to MKTSATGCSVEEAMRLLGGRWRLLLVSYLLDGPKRFSDLRRDMPGISQRMLTLDLRALEDAGFVRRTVYPEVPVRVEYDLTADGDRLRPVVEVMREFGLWLKARDAQCEVEMEPALPR, encoded by the coding sequence ATGAAAACGAGTGCGACAGGATGTTCCGTGGAAGAAGCGATGCGCCTGCTCGGCGGCCGCTGGCGGCTGCTGCTGGTGTCGTATCTGCTCGACGGGCCGAAGCGCTTCAGCGACCTGCGTCGCGACATGCCGGGCATCTCGCAGCGAATGCTGACGCTCGACTTGCGTGCACTCGAGGACGCCGGCTTCGTAAGGCGCACCGTGTATCCGGAAGTCCCGGTGCGCGTCGAGTACGATCTGACCGCGGACGGCGACCGGCTGCGGCCCGTCGTCGAAGTCATGCGCGAATTCGGGCTGTGGCTGAAGGCACGCGATGCGCAATGCGAAGTCGAAATGGAACCCGCCCTGCCCCGATAA
- a CDS encoding amidohydrolase translates to MQMQPTHPAATPADFVLTNAKVYTVDPHKPWAQAVAVRDGRIVHVGDTAAVQAYVGAQTKVVDAAGRLVLPGFVESHWHFETTAFAFQAFVNYEDPQKVLGALSAYVESHPDEPAITGMGWVQATIPPAMLRKETLDAICADRPVCLLSTDFHSMWVNSKALEIAGIDASTPPVQEGASWFEKDAVTGEPTGLIVDGAAYSLLMQRISAAGLLPTGIDLYLKSIPPWQKKLCAAGVTTVFDAGFFDASGDQSLLYETLQTMERAGDLKLRVVGSVAVIGEIDDPVGTLVRYREQYDSPLVKARALKLFLDGTEANHTAYLLEPYADRPDTCGAPTMPADTFNRYLVEADRANANVMVHCVGDAAVRMALDGFDEVNRSNPPRDRRHVITHAFLTHPDDIPRFRRAGVMANTQLQWGVVDAYTEQLRDHYGHERWSNMYKFRTFLDEGVTVSIGMDGLACQCRCQHKPLEHIESGHTRQLAGEPDAPVFPDLAERLSIPQLIAAYTIHGAYQLGMEHEVGSLTPGKRADLVVLENDLFEVGQYDIGRIDVGLTMMGGRITHVGEDFGARTGMQAS, encoded by the coding sequence ATGCAGATGCAACCGACGCACCCCGCCGCGACGCCGGCGGATTTCGTTCTGACCAATGCGAAGGTCTATACCGTCGATCCGCACAAGCCGTGGGCGCAGGCCGTTGCCGTGCGCGACGGCCGGATCGTCCACGTCGGCGACACGGCAGCTGTGCAGGCGTACGTCGGTGCGCAGACGAAGGTCGTCGATGCGGCCGGCCGGCTCGTGCTGCCGGGCTTCGTCGAATCGCACTGGCACTTCGAGACGACCGCGTTTGCGTTCCAGGCGTTCGTGAACTACGAGGATCCGCAGAAGGTGCTCGGCGCGCTGAGCGCCTACGTCGAATCGCATCCGGACGAGCCGGCGATCACCGGGATGGGCTGGGTGCAGGCGACGATTCCGCCGGCGATGTTGCGCAAGGAGACGCTCGACGCGATCTGCGCGGATCGCCCCGTGTGCCTGCTGTCGACCGATTTCCATTCGATGTGGGTGAACTCGAAGGCGCTGGAGATCGCCGGCATCGACGCATCGACGCCGCCCGTGCAGGAAGGCGCGAGCTGGTTCGAGAAGGACGCGGTGACGGGCGAGCCGACCGGCCTGATCGTCGACGGCGCCGCGTATTCGCTGCTGATGCAGCGGATCAGCGCGGCCGGCCTGTTGCCGACCGGCATCGACCTGTACCTGAAATCGATCCCGCCGTGGCAGAAGAAGCTGTGCGCGGCCGGCGTGACGACCGTGTTCGATGCAGGCTTCTTCGACGCGAGCGGCGACCAGTCGCTGCTGTACGAGACGCTGCAGACGATGGAGCGCGCGGGTGACCTGAAGCTGCGGGTGGTCGGCAGTGTCGCGGTGATCGGCGAGATCGACGATCCGGTCGGCACGCTCGTCAGATACCGCGAGCAGTACGATTCGCCGCTCGTGAAGGCGCGCGCGCTGAAGCTGTTCCTCGACGGCACCGAGGCGAACCACACCGCCTACCTGCTCGAGCCGTACGCTGATCGCCCCGACACCTGCGGCGCGCCGACGATGCCGGCCGACACGTTCAACCGCTACCTGGTCGAAGCCGATCGCGCGAACGCGAACGTGATGGTCCACTGCGTCGGCGACGCGGCCGTGCGGATGGCGCTCGACGGCTTCGACGAAGTCAACCGCTCGAACCCGCCGCGCGACCGGCGCCACGTGATCACACATGCGTTCCTCACGCATCCGGACGACATCCCGCGCTTCCGCCGCGCGGGCGTGATGGCGAACACGCAGCTGCAGTGGGGCGTGGTCGACGCGTACACCGAGCAGCTGCGCGACCACTACGGCCACGAGCGCTGGAGCAACATGTACAAGTTCCGTACGTTCCTCGACGAAGGCGTGACGGTGTCGATCGGCATGGACGGCCTCGCGTGCCAGTGCCGCTGCCAGCACAAGCCGCTCGAACACATCGAGTCGGGCCATACGCGCCAGCTCGCGGGCGAGCCGGATGCGCCGGTGTTCCCGGACCTCGCCGAGCGCCTGAGCATTCCGCAGCTGATCGCCGCGTACACGATCCACGGCGCGTACCAGCTCGGGATGGAGCACGAGGTCGGTTCGCTGACGCCCGGCAAGCGCGCGGATCTCGTCGTGCTCGAGAACGACCTGTTCGAGGTTGGCCAGTACGACATCGGCCGCATCGACGTCGGGCTGACGATGATGGGCGGCCGCATCACGCACGTGGGCGAGGACTTCGGCGCGCGCACGGGTATGCAGGCATCCTGA